A single Lancefieldella parvula DSM 20469 DNA region contains:
- the uvrA gene encoding excinuclease ABC subunit UvrA, giving the protein MASSKIAIRGAREHNLQDIDIDIPRDQLVVITGLSGSGKSSLAFDTIYAEGQRRYVESLSSYARQFLGQMDKPDLDSIDGLSPAVSIDQKTTSRNPRSTVGTVTEIYDYLRLLYARMGTPHCPECGRVIERQTTDQVADKILEAGQGRRAYVLAPVVLGRKGEYVKLFEDLRKEGFSRVRVDGVVRELDEEIILGKTLKHDIEVVVDRIVIRPDSLGRIVEGVEQATKLAQGKVGILLLADKSNPETMPEELFQYSLALACPIHGHSMDDLQPRDFSFNAPYGACPDCDGLGTRKIIDAAALIADPKLSVSEGVFGSLFGHSNYYPQILSAVCKHFDVSDTTPWNKLPKKVQDALLGGLGSTKIRVDYKTRDGRNTHWFTTFSGVRKILFDKYQETTSENMKTHLEKYIREMPCTTCHGARLKPEILSVTVGKKNIWEVCELSCKESLEFFKQLTITDRQKVIAGPIVKEIVARLQFLVNVGLDYLTLSRAAASLSGGEAQRIRLATQIGAGLMGVLYILDEPSIGLHQRDNNRLIETLKQLRDRGNTVLVVEHDEDTIRAADYVIDMGPGAGELGGYVVAAGTPEDIVKNPDSITGAYLTGKKQIKLPEARRKPGRGKIKITGASANNLKNVSAFIELGTLTVVTGVSGSGKSSLVTDTLAPALTNAVQHSKRVVGEYKKLEGVDLIDKVIDIDQSPIGRTPRSNPATYIGLWDDLRALYASVPESRARGYSAGRFSFNVQGGRCEACKGDGQIKIEMNFLPDVYVPCEVCHGKRYNRETLEILYHGKSVSDVLDMTVHEALAFFANIPRIKNKLQTLHDVGLGYIHLGQPATTLSGGEAQRVKLAKELHRQQTGKTLYILDEPTTGLHFEDVRQLIVVLERLVDAGNTVLVIEHNLDVIKMADRIIDMGPEGGDGGGTVVVSGTPEKVAATPESHTGKFLKEILDRDNARLAAEKKAQKKRA; this is encoded by the coding sequence ATGGCTTCAAGCAAAATTGCTATCCGTGGTGCACGAGAGCACAACCTGCAAGATATTGATATTGATATTCCTCGTGATCAACTGGTAGTTATTACGGGACTTTCTGGCTCAGGTAAATCGAGTCTTGCCTTTGACACAATTTATGCAGAAGGACAGCGTCGCTACGTTGAATCTTTGTCCAGCTATGCCCGCCAGTTTTTGGGACAGATGGATAAGCCAGACCTTGACTCTATTGACGGTCTTTCTCCAGCTGTGTCTATTGATCAGAAGACAACTTCTAGAAACCCCCGCTCAACCGTAGGTACTGTTACAGAAATTTATGATTATTTGCGTCTTTTGTATGCTCGCATGGGTACTCCTCACTGCCCTGAGTGTGGACGCGTTATTGAGCGCCAGACAACTGATCAAGTTGCCGATAAAATCCTCGAGGCAGGTCAAGGCCGCAGAGCTTATGTTTTAGCTCCTGTTGTTTTGGGCCGCAAGGGTGAGTACGTCAAGCTTTTTGAGGACCTGCGCAAAGAAGGATTTTCTCGCGTTCGTGTTGACGGTGTGGTGCGTGAGCTTGATGAAGAGATCATACTGGGCAAAACGCTCAAGCACGATATTGAGGTAGTTGTTGACCGTATCGTCATCCGTCCTGATTCTTTGGGTCGCATTGTTGAGGGAGTCGAGCAGGCAACTAAGCTTGCCCAGGGCAAGGTAGGCATTTTACTTCTTGCTGATAAGTCCAATCCAGAAACCATGCCAGAAGAGCTTTTTCAGTACTCACTGGCGCTTGCTTGTCCTATCCATGGTCACTCCATGGATGACCTACAGCCTCGTGATTTCTCGTTTAACGCCCCATACGGCGCTTGTCCTGACTGCGATGGTTTGGGAACTCGTAAAATTATTGATGCTGCAGCACTCATTGCTGATCCAAAGCTGTCCGTATCAGAGGGCGTTTTTGGAAGTCTCTTTGGTCACTCAAATTACTATCCTCAGATTCTGTCTGCAGTCTGTAAGCATTTTGACGTATCTGATACAACACCTTGGAACAAGCTGCCTAAGAAGGTACAAGATGCCCTTCTCGGTGGTCTTGGTTCTACTAAGATTCGCGTTGACTACAAGACGCGCGACGGGCGCAATACACACTGGTTTACCACGTTCTCTGGTGTCAGAAAGATTCTTTTTGACAAGTATCAAGAGACCACGTCAGAAAATATGAAGACACATCTTGAGAAGTATATTCGCGAGATGCCCTGTACCACCTGTCATGGAGCTCGCTTAAAGCCAGAAATTCTTTCCGTTACAGTTGGTAAGAAAAATATCTGGGAAGTCTGTGAACTTTCTTGTAAAGAATCTTTGGAGTTCTTCAAGCAGCTAACTATTACCGATCGCCAAAAGGTTATTGCAGGTCCTATTGTTAAAGAGATTGTGGCCAGGCTGCAGTTCTTGGTGAATGTTGGCTTGGACTATCTCACGCTTTCTCGTGCGGCCGCATCGCTTTCTGGTGGAGAAGCCCAGCGTATTCGCTTGGCCACTCAGATTGGTGCTGGTCTTATGGGCGTCCTTTACATTTTGGACGAGCCTTCTATTGGTCTTCATCAAAGAGATAACAATCGCCTTATCGAGACGCTCAAGCAGCTTAGAGATCGTGGTAACACCGTGCTTGTTGTTGAGCACGATGAAGACACCATTCGCGCGGCTGATTACGTTATTGATATGGGTCCCGGTGCCGGTGAGCTTGGTGGCTACGTTGTTGCTGCAGGAACCCCAGAAGATATTGTTAAAAATCCTGATTCCATTACAGGTGCTTACCTTACGGGAAAGAAGCAGATCAAGCTACCGGAGGCCCGTCGTAAACCTGGTCGTGGAAAGATTAAGATTACGGGAGCTAGCGCTAACAACCTCAAGAATGTTTCTGCTTTTATTGAGCTGGGTACGCTGACGGTAGTTACGGGTGTTTCTGGATCTGGTAAGTCTTCTCTAGTTACCGATACCCTTGCGCCTGCGCTTACCAATGCAGTTCAGCATTCAAAACGCGTGGTAGGAGAGTATAAAAAGCTCGAGGGCGTTGATCTTATCGATAAGGTCATTGATATTGATCAGAGTCCTATTGGCAGGACCCCGCGTTCTAACCCAGCAACGTATATTGGCCTTTGGGATGATCTGCGCGCACTGTATGCTTCAGTCCCAGAGTCCCGTGCACGCGGCTACTCGGCTGGTCGTTTCTCGTTTAACGTCCAAGGAGGTCGCTGCGAGGCCTGTAAGGGCGACGGCCAGATCAAGATCGAGATGAACTTCCTGCCTGACGTTTATGTTCCCTGTGAGGTTTGCCACGGTAAGCGTTATAACCGCGAGACGCTAGAGATTCTCTACCACGGCAAGTCTGTCTCTGACGTACTTGATATGACTGTTCACGAGGCACTAGCGTTTTTTGCAAACATTCCTCGCATTAAGAATAAGCTACAGACCCTCCATGATGTTGGTCTTGGCTACATTCATCTTGGTCAGCCAGCAACCACGCTATCTGGTGGCGAGGCGCAGCGCGTCAAGCTTGCAAAAGAGCTTCACCGTCAGCAGACTGGTAAAACTCTTTATATTCTGGATGAGCCAACAACTGGTCTTCATTTTGAGGATGTCAGGCAACTTATTGTTGTTCTTGAGCGCCTTGTTGATGCTGGCAACACGGTTCTTGTCATTGAGCACAATCTAGATGTCATTAAAATGGCTGATCGCATTATTGACATGGGTCCAGAAGGCGGCGACGGTGGAGGAACCGTAGTTGTTTCTGGTACGCCAGAAAAGGTTGCCGCAACTCCAGAAAGCCACACAGGCAAGTTCCTTAAAGAGATTCTTGACCGTGATAATGCACGCCTCGCTGCAGAGAAAAAAGCTCAGAAGAAACGTGCATAA
- a CDS encoding YhcH/YjgK/YiaL family protein — MIFSSIKNLSENDFGQKYMACATEFLSTHNLDELPLGKTEIDGDNVFVNVMEIESVQPSEKDYEAHKIYADIHIVISGTESIAVAPLEQCVLKGKFDYDTDFGAYTNPGKETWVTLHAGDFMVTPPSDAHKPGCTLEKSDSKLKKAVMKVRVK; from the coding sequence ATGATTTTCTCGTCAATTAAAAATTTATCTGAGAATGACTTTGGTCAGAAATATATGGCTTGTGCTACAGAGTTTTTATCAACTCACAATTTGGATGAGTTGCCTTTAGGTAAAACAGAAATTGATGGAGATAACGTTTTTGTGAACGTCATGGAGATAGAGTCAGTTCAGCCTAGCGAGAAAGACTATGAGGCTCATAAGATTTACGCTGATATTCACATAGTTATTTCTGGCACCGAAAGTATCGCAGTTGCCCCTCTTGAGCAGTGTGTTCTTAAAGGTAAATTTGATTATGACACTGATTTTGGTGCTTATACCAATCCTGGGAAAGAGACTTGGGTTACTCTGCACGCAGGTGATTTTATGGTAACGCCTCCATCTGATGCTCATAAACCAGGTTGTACGTTGGAGAAATCTGACTCTAAGCTCAAGAAAGCTGTGATGAAGGTTCGCGTTAAATAA
- a CDS encoding Mrp/NBP35 family ATP-binding protein, translated as MADVDIDREALRKEIDAALHGKKKEPQPPAGFELNQHSSVKHVIGVVSGKGGVGKSFVTGILATNLARAGKRVGILDGDITGPSIPRMFGISDKRSYGVEEQLIPIEDTNGIKIMSANLVLQNETDPVLWRGPVVAGAIQQFYSQCNWGDLDYLLIDMPPGTGDVALTVFQSLPVEGVVIVSSPQDLVQMVVGKAVRMAEMMHVPVLGLIENMAYITCPHCDERIEPYGPSKLAETAAAFNLKPLGQLPMDAIFAQIADKGTFSTDLPEGLVPDATQSVLDL; from the coding sequence ATGGCAGACGTAGATATTGATCGTGAGGCGCTTCGCAAAGAGATTGATGCCGCACTACACGGTAAAAAGAAAGAACCACAGCCGCCAGCGGGCTTTGAACTTAATCAGCACTCAAGTGTGAAACACGTTATTGGCGTTGTTTCTGGTAAAGGTGGCGTTGGTAAGTCTTTTGTCACCGGCATCCTTGCTACCAACCTTGCTCGCGCAGGTAAACGCGTTGGTATTCTTGACGGCGATATTACAGGCCCTTCAATTCCTCGCATGTTTGGCATCTCTGATAAGCGCTCTTATGGCGTTGAAGAACAGCTTATTCCTATCGAGGATACAAACGGCATTAAAATTATGAGTGCCAACCTGGTGCTTCAAAACGAGACCGACCCTGTTCTCTGGAGAGGTCCGGTTGTTGCAGGTGCTATCCAACAGTTCTACAGCCAGTGTAACTGGGGTGACTTGGATTACCTGCTTATTGATATGCCTCCAGGAACAGGCGATGTTGCGCTAACCGTATTTCAGTCCCTTCCTGTTGAGGGTGTTGTGATTGTTTCTTCTCCACAAGACCTTGTTCAGATGGTTGTAGGCAAGGCAGTTCGCATGGCAGAAATGATGCATGTACCCGTACTTGGTTTGATTGAGAACATGGCATACATCACCTGTCCTCACTGTGATGAGCGCATTGAGCCTTATGGTCCATCAAAGCTTGCCGAGACTGCGGCGGCATTTAACCTCAAGCCTTTAGGACAGCTTCCTATGGATGCAATCTTTGCACAGATTGCTGACAAGGGAACCTTTAGTACAGATCTTCCTGAGGGCCTTGTTCCTGATGCTACACAAAGCGTTTTGGATCTGTAA
- a CDS encoding NAD(P)/FAD-dependent oxidoreductase: MAQTTRVKERQAAQAQRIKQAQAFLVPDHIDIAILGGGAAGLCAAITAAEALEANKHVVVFEKALESGRTILATGGGRCNFTNANLSFENFSNPEFVQAVCKDKDTFLADILSFFRSSGLAWATEDEGRMYPLTRQASSIQSLLLRRAQTAGVQFALGREVTSIKPHKDGFTLTFQECFGSEKIHEVHTSTAILATGGRTTKKLAESLRLKTTSLRPGLCALTCTPEPPRNLDGKRVRAHAALLRDGNVLKQESGELLFRPFGLSGIMIFNLSRTALPGDTLEINLLPQLTEEEVAAAVHAQTTDGLLDPQIASYLGTNDSVETIITKAHKMTFTITGTSTKVVPQVCIGGISVEQVHTDTLEVHRTPGLFIAGEALDIDAQCGGFNLSWAWKSGMVAGLSAAQNVDQKNASLKEAH, encoded by the coding sequence ATGGCTCAAACAACACGCGTTAAAGAACGTCAAGCAGCACAAGCTCAGCGCATCAAACAAGCCCAGGCATTTCTGGTACCTGATCACATTGATATCGCAATTCTAGGTGGTGGCGCAGCGGGACTCTGCGCTGCCATCACTGCTGCCGAAGCTCTTGAAGCAAACAAGCATGTTGTTGTCTTTGAAAAAGCATTGGAAAGCGGTAGAACTATCCTGGCAACAGGCGGCGGCCGCTGTAACTTCACCAATGCTAATTTGAGCTTTGAGAATTTCTCCAATCCTGAATTTGTACAGGCTGTCTGCAAAGACAAAGACACCTTTCTTGCAGATATCCTCTCTTTCTTTAGGTCCAGCGGTCTTGCCTGGGCAACTGAAGACGAGGGACGCATGTACCCTCTTACCAGACAAGCAAGTTCCATCCAATCACTCTTACTCAGACGAGCTCAAACAGCTGGTGTGCAGTTTGCTTTGGGACGAGAAGTAACATCAATCAAGCCACATAAAGACGGCTTCACCCTTACTTTCCAAGAATGCTTTGGTAGCGAGAAAATCCATGAGGTCCACACTTCAACAGCAATTCTAGCTACTGGTGGACGCACAACTAAAAAACTCGCAGAGAGTCTGCGACTAAAGACCACTTCGCTGCGACCCGGTCTCTGTGCACTCACCTGTACCCCTGAGCCTCCAAGAAACCTAGATGGCAAGCGCGTCCGTGCTCATGCGGCACTTTTGAGAGACGGCAATGTCCTCAAACAGGAATCTGGTGAGCTACTCTTTAGACCGTTTGGGCTCTCGGGCATTATGATTTTTAACTTATCTCGTACCGCTTTACCTGGTGATACACTTGAGATCAATCTTCTCCCCCAGCTTACAGAAGAAGAAGTTGCTGCAGCAGTACATGCTCAAACCACTGACGGTCTTCTCGACCCACAAATTGCTTCTTACCTGGGCACCAATGACTCAGTTGAGACTATTATTACCAAAGCTCACAAAATGACTTTTACCATTACTGGGACGTCCACCAAAGTTGTCCCACAGGTATGCATAGGCGGAATTTCCGTTGAACAAGTACATACAGATACGCTTGAGGTGCACCGAACTCCTGGACTTTTTATTGCAGGAGAAGCCCTTGATATCGACGCTCAATGTGGAGGTTTTAACCTCTCATGGGCGTGGAAAAGCGGCATGGTCGCCGGTTTATCTGCTGCTCAAAATGTTGATCAGAAAAATGCATCATTGAAAGAGGCTCACTGA
- a CDS encoding NAD(P)/FAD-dependent oxidoreductase: protein MLEVSNIKVRVAPLRKHPGKESKMGFDALLRTLRVSADDVAWYELHKRSIDARKRNDIVLILTYHVSLKDGPTAEQNLLNKIQGKPAAKHIKLTEPNTFTLPKATQPAPSDNRPVVVGAGCAGLFCALTLAEAGLNPLLIERGDDAARRTAAVEHHNQTGQLDLESNIQFGLGGAGTFSDGKLNTGTKSTSHHFILDTFVKAGAQKNILWDAKPHVGSDILPAVVTNIVKMIEDAGGTVAFRTKLTSLERTSDGSLSTIQIERTAPDGSIQTETIKTHTMILATGHSSRDTYIMLKDKGISMERKTFAMGVRIEHLQSQINKSLYGPEATNPVLGAAPYKLSVHLPSGRSAFSFCMCPGGYVVSAASEKGGVVTNGMSLSDRAGQNANSGLLANVYPEDLPGNDVLAGIELQRSCEQAAFKAGGGAYVAPAQLVGDFLEKKTSTGPRSVKPTYPRGVTWTSLEGCLPPYILNTLREALPIMDKKLHGFAHSDAVLTGVETRSSSPVRITRNETGQSINTPGIWPVGEGAGYAGGIMSAAADGIKMAELIVEHYNNA from the coding sequence ATGCTGGAAGTATCAAACATTAAAGTTCGAGTTGCGCCTCTTCGTAAGCATCCTGGTAAAGAATCAAAGATGGGTTTTGACGCACTTCTTCGTACCCTCAGAGTCTCAGCAGATGATGTTGCCTGGTATGAACTACATAAACGCTCAATTGACGCACGTAAAAGAAACGACATTGTTCTTATTCTGACCTACCACGTCAGTCTTAAAGACGGACCTACAGCGGAGCAAAATCTTCTTAACAAGATTCAAGGCAAACCTGCAGCAAAACACATCAAACTTACTGAGCCAAATACTTTTACGCTTCCCAAAGCGACGCAACCCGCTCCTTCAGATAACCGTCCTGTTGTTGTAGGAGCAGGATGTGCAGGTCTGTTCTGTGCGCTTACGCTTGCAGAAGCTGGTCTCAATCCCTTGCTTATTGAGCGTGGAGATGATGCAGCACGAAGAACCGCTGCAGTTGAACACCACAATCAAACTGGTCAGTTAGATCTGGAGAGCAATATTCAGTTTGGCCTTGGTGGTGCTGGCACTTTCTCTGATGGAAAGCTCAACACTGGTACCAAAAGCACTTCTCATCACTTTATTCTTGATACTTTTGTTAAAGCGGGGGCGCAGAAAAATATTTTGTGGGATGCAAAGCCCCATGTAGGAAGTGATATTCTTCCCGCTGTTGTTACCAACATTGTCAAAATGATTGAAGACGCTGGCGGAACTGTTGCGTTTAGGACAAAACTCACCTCCCTAGAACGCACCTCAGATGGCTCTCTTTCTACAATTCAAATTGAGAGAACTGCTCCAGACGGTTCAATTCAAACTGAAACCATAAAAACTCACACGATGATCCTGGCAACTGGTCACTCCAGTAGAGATACATACATCATGCTCAAAGACAAAGGAATTTCTATGGAAAGAAAGACCTTTGCCATGGGCGTAAGGATTGAGCATCTTCAGTCTCAAATCAACAAGTCACTGTACGGTCCCGAAGCAACTAATCCCGTGCTTGGAGCAGCGCCCTACAAACTTTCCGTTCATCTTCCCTCTGGTAGAAGTGCCTTCTCGTTTTGTATGTGCCCTGGTGGTTATGTTGTTTCTGCGGCTAGCGAGAAGGGCGGCGTAGTCACAAATGGCATGAGCTTGTCTGACCGCGCAGGACAAAATGCTAACTCTGGTCTGTTGGCTAACGTCTACCCAGAGGATCTTCCAGGAAATGATGTACTTGCTGGAATTGAACTACAACGCTCATGCGAACAGGCAGCCTTTAAAGCAGGTGGCGGAGCTTACGTTGCACCTGCTCAACTTGTAGGAGATTTTCTAGAAAAGAAAACTTCTACTGGACCACGATCTGTAAAACCAACGTATCCTCGTGGTGTTACCTGGACCTCACTTGAAGGCTGTCTGCCACCCTACATCTTAAACACCTTGCGAGAAGCCCTTCCTATTATGGACAAAAAGCTTCATGGCTTTGCACATTCTGATGCTGTTCTTACAGGTGTTGAAACAAGATCAAGCTCTCCTGTAAGGATTACTCGTAACGAAACAGGGCAAAGCATTAACACACCTGGTATATGGCCTGTAGGTGAAGGCGCTGGTTATGCAGGTGGCATCATGAGCGCAGCTGCTGACGGTATTAAAATGGCAGAACTCATAGTGGAACACTACAACAACGCCTAA
- the uvrB gene encoding excinuclease ABC subunit UvrB, with the protein MDSSHAEDQHKEYIGAELRRFGREAGEEKLQVVSPFEPAGDQPQAIEKLAQGIEDGLRYQTLLGVTGSGKTFSMAKTIEKLNRPTLIMEPNKTLAAQVASEMKELFPNNAVVYFVSYYDYYQPEAYVPQSDTYIEKDASINEEVEKLRHQATSSLLSRRDVIVVASVSCIYGIGSPQDYAGLAPNVDKSVPLERDDFIKDLINVQYDRNDYDLQRGMFRVRGDVVDVFPPYAENPLRIEFFGDEVESISEVSTVTGEVLREFDAIPIWPASHYVTERPKITHALTTISEEMEARVKELKENDKLLEAQRLAQRTNYDLEMLETMGYCNGIENYSRHLDGRAPGEPPYTLIDYFPKDMICIIDESHVTVPQIRGMYEGDRSRKVTLVDHGFRLPSALDNRPLRFDEFEGRIPQFIYVSATPGDYEETVAQQQVEQIIRPTGLLDPKIDVRPVRGQIDDLISEVKERVAKKERVLVTTLTKRMAEDLTDHLLDEGIKVNYMHSDTATLDRVEIIRDLRQGKIDVLVGINLLREGLDIPEVSLVAILDADKEGFLRNRRSLIQTMGRAARNASGQVIMYADKITDSMRIAIDETKRRRELQEAFNKEHGIVPKTVKKSITDIAGFIAEASENIDKRKRKNGEFYTASNDEDSLEEQQESILEMPAELLTEELQNLPRSEVEAMLSGMEAEMAEASASMDYEHAAELRDQIVAIRSQLEGTTSDDVIKRLKTGARKGSAHATRRRYRGKH; encoded by the coding sequence ATGGACTCATCTCATGCTGAAGATCAACATAAAGAGTATATAGGCGCTGAGCTGCGTCGATTTGGTCGTGAAGCAGGAGAAGAGAAGCTTCAGGTAGTATCTCCTTTTGAGCCAGCAGGTGATCAGCCGCAGGCAATAGAAAAGTTGGCTCAAGGAATTGAAGATGGGCTTAGGTATCAGACACTCTTAGGTGTTACGGGCTCAGGTAAGACTTTCTCTATGGCTAAGACTATCGAGAAACTCAATCGCCCCACGCTTATTATGGAACCTAATAAAACGCTGGCCGCTCAGGTTGCTTCAGAGATGAAGGAACTGTTTCCTAACAATGCTGTTGTGTACTTTGTCTCATATTATGATTATTACCAGCCAGAAGCGTATGTTCCGCAGTCAGATACGTATATAGAAAAAGATGCTTCCATTAATGAAGAGGTAGAGAAGCTCCGTCACCAGGCAACTTCGTCTCTTTTGTCCAGGCGTGATGTCATTGTTGTTGCATCTGTATCGTGTATTTACGGTATTGGTAGTCCACAAGATTATGCTGGTCTTGCTCCTAATGTAGATAAATCTGTTCCTCTTGAGCGCGATGATTTTATTAAAGATCTTATTAATGTTCAGTACGATAGAAATGATTATGACTTGCAGCGTGGCATGTTTAGGGTTCGTGGAGACGTTGTTGATGTATTTCCGCCATATGCAGAAAATCCGTTGCGTATTGAGTTTTTTGGTGACGAAGTAGAAAGCATTTCAGAGGTTAGTACTGTAACAGGCGAGGTGCTTAGAGAGTTTGACGCTATCCCAATTTGGCCAGCTTCTCACTATGTTACTGAGCGCCCAAAGATTACTCATGCTCTTACAACCATCTCTGAAGAGATGGAAGCTCGTGTTAAAGAGCTTAAAGAAAACGATAAACTATTAGAAGCCCAACGTCTTGCTCAGAGAACAAACTATGATTTAGAGATGCTTGAGACCATGGGTTACTGCAATGGTATTGAGAACTATTCCCGCCATTTGGACGGCCGTGCTCCAGGTGAGCCTCCTTATACACTCATTGACTATTTCCCTAAAGATATGATTTGCATTATCGATGAGTCACACGTTACTGTTCCTCAAATTAGAGGTATGTATGAGGGTGATAGATCTCGTAAAGTTACGCTGGTAGATCATGGATTTAGACTTCCTTCTGCGCTTGACAACAGACCACTCAGATTTGATGAGTTTGAAGGACGTATCCCTCAGTTTATTTACGTATCTGCAACTCCTGGAGACTATGAAGAGACAGTGGCTCAGCAACAAGTTGAGCAGATCATCCGTCCAACTGGTCTTTTGGATCCAAAGATTGATGTCAGGCCAGTAAGAGGTCAGATTGACGATCTTATTTCAGAGGTTAAAGAGCGTGTGGCAAAAAAAGAACGCGTTCTTGTTACTACACTTACTAAACGTATGGCAGAAGACCTTACAGATCACCTGTTAGATGAGGGTATTAAAGTCAACTATATGCACTCAGATACTGCCACACTTGACCGTGTAGAAATCATTAGAGATTTGCGTCAGGGTAAGATTGACGTACTGGTTGGAATTAACCTTTTACGAGAAGGACTTGATATTCCTGAGGTTTCTCTTGTTGCTATTCTTGATGCAGATAAAGAAGGCTTCTTAAGAAATAGAAGATCTCTCATTCAGACTATGGGTAGAGCAGCAAGAAATGCTTCTGGTCAGGTTATTATGTACGCCGATAAAATTACCGATTCCATGCGTATTGCTATTGATGAGACAAAAAGGCGTCGAGAGCTTCAGGAAGCATTTAACAAAGAGCATGGTATTGTGCCTAAAACTGTTAAGAAATCTATTACTGATATTGCAGGCTTTATCGCTGAAGCCTCAGAGAATATTGATAAGCGTAAGCGCAAAAATGGAGAGTTTTATACCGCTTCCAATGATGAAGATTCGCTTGAGGAACAGCAAGAATCAATTCTTGAGATGCCTGCAGAGTTGCTTACTGAAGAGCTTCAAAATCTCCCTCGTTCAGAAGTTGAAGCTATGCTTTCTGGTATGGAAGCAGAGATGGCAGAAGCTTCTGCGTCTATGGATTATGAGCACGCGGCAGAACTCAGAGACCAGATTGTTGCCATCAGAAGCCAGCTTGAGGGTACTACCTCAGATGATGTTATTAAAAGGCTTAAGACAGGTGCTAGAAAGGGTAGCGCACACGCTACTCGTAGACGCTATCGAGGTAAGCATTAG